From the Streptomonospora nanhaiensis genome, the window CCGTTGGCCGCTGACGGCCGCTGACCGGGGCACCTGCTCTCCCCTCAACGATCTGGGAGAGCCCCACGGATCGGCGGGCGGCCGTGGGGTTCTTGCCGACGGGGCCACGCTGAGAGCGAGCGACCGTCAGGTGCCGGGCCGCTCGGCGGCCTCGCGCCGTACGGGGTGGAACCGCCGGTACACGTGGAGGGCCCGGGCGCCCGGACGGGGAGGAGCCCTGGTGCTGCTCCAGCCGGTTCCGCCGAAGCGGGCGCAGCCGGGTTGACAAACCTAGGGTTGTGAGTGTGTACTCACATACATGGAACGCATCGAACCCGCCCGCTCGACCGCCGAGGCCCGGCGGGCCGCCGTCATCGAGCGCGCCGTGGCCGTCTTCGCCCGGAACGGGTACCACGCCACGCCGGTCGCCGACGTCGCGGCCGCCGCCGGAATCTCCCAGGCATACGTCTTCCGCCTGTTCGACGGCAAGCTCGGTTTGTTCACCGCGGCGCTGGAGCACTGCTACGCGCGGATCGCGGACGCGCTGCGCAAGGGCGCCGACAAGGCGGGCGGCGGTTCGCCGGCCGAGGTGCTGGAGGCCATGGGCGACGCCTACGCCGACCTCATCGCCGATCGCGACCTGCTGATGATGCAGGTCCACGCCCAGAGCGTGGCCGACATCCCCGAAGTCCTGGCGGCGATGCGGCGCGGCTACGCGGCGGTGGTGTCGCTGACCTACACCCTTTCGGGCGCCAACCGCGACCAGGTCCAGCACTTCATGGCCATGGGGCAGCTGTGCCACCTGATCGCGGCACTGGACCTCGACTCGGTGGACGCGACCTGGGCGCGCACCCTCACCAAGGGCATGCGCCACGTTCCCGCCCCGCCGAGGAGTACGCGGGCCTCGGGCCAGGGCGACACCTGAGCCACCGCGCACCGCCGGCACCGGGCGCGGGCACGGCCGCCCGGGGCTGACGTCCGTCCGCCCCTCCGCCGCAACGGCGGACTTTTTTCGCCCCAACAAGTGACTGACCAATCACTTACTTTCGTACCGACACACCACACCCCACGGGAGCACGCCATGGAGCGCACCGACCGCACCCGCCCCACCGCCGGAGCCGACGCCGGCACCCGCGCCGCCCACGCCCACTCCGCCGACGACCGCACCCCCGGCACCCGCGCCGTTGAGATCGTCCTGCCCGGCGCCGTCGGACCCGCCGGGCTCCAGGTCCGCCGCCGGGAACTCCCCCCGCCCGGCGCCGGCGAGGTGCTGGTGCGCGTGGAGGCCACCGGCGTCTCCTTCGCCGAGCAGCAGATGCGCCGCGGCAAGTACTTCGACCAGCCGCCGTTCCCCTTCGTGCCGGGCTACGACCTCATCGGCACGGTCACCGGGGTCGGTGCCGGTGTGGACCCCGCCATGGCCGGGCGCCGCTACGCCGCCCTCACCAAGACCGGCGGCTGGGCCAGCCACGCCGTCCTCGCCGCCGCCGACCTGGTGCCGGTGCCCGAGGGCCTCGACGCCGCCGAGGCCGAGACCCTGGTCGTCAGCGGCGTCACCGCCTGGCGCATGCTGCACCACGTCGCCCGGTCCGCCGCGGCCAGACCGTGCTGGTGCACGGCGCCAACGGCGGTGTGGGCACCGTCCTCGTCCAACTCGCCCGCCACGCCGGGGCCCGGGTGATCGGCACCGCCTCGCCGCGCCACCATGACACCGTCCGGGCCCTGGGCGCCGAGCCGGTGGACTACACCGCCCCCGGCCTGCCCGCCCGCGTCCGCGCGCTCGCCCCCGAGGGGGTCGACGCCGTCTTCGACCACGTCGGCGGGCCGGGGATCGTGGACTCCTTCCGCCTGCTGAACCGGGGCGGGACACTCGTCGCCTACGGCACCGCCGCCACCCGGGACGTCGCCGGGTCCTCGTACCTGCCCGTGCTCAAACTGCTGGCGCGGCTGGCCGTCTGGAACGCGCTGCCCAACGGGCGCCGAACGCACTTCTTCAACGTCTGGGCGGGCCGCCGCGACCGCGCCCGGTTCCGCGCGCGGCTGCGCGAGGACCTCGGCGCCGTGTTCGCCCTGCTGGCCGACGGCACGCTCAGCGCGCGGGTCGCCGCCCGGTTCCCGCTGACCGAGGCCGCGGCGGCGATGGAACTGGCGGAGTCCAAGACGGTCGTGGGCAAGGTGGTGCTGCTGGGCGCCGACGCCTGATACGCCCGCGCGCCTCCGCTTCCGCCCGGTCCGACCGCGCGCGGTCGGCCGGTCGGCCCCGTCCGGCCGGCCGCCGCAGGCCGACCGGACGGCCTCAGCGGATGGTCTCGCCGCCGCGCCACACGCGCAGCGTGTTGAGCCCGTAGGACCAGGCGAACGCGCCCTCGTGGTCGGCGTCCCACTGCACGATGTCGGCGTAGTGGCCGGGCGCCAGCAGGCCGCGGTCGGTCAGCCCCAGCGCGAACGCGCCGCCGACCGTGGCGGCCCGCAGCGCCTCAAGGACGCTCATGTTGAACATGGACACCGCCATGGAGATCGCCAGCGGCAGGGACATGGTGCCCGACTGCCCCGGGTTGTGGTCGGTGCCCAGGCCGACCGGCACGCCGTGGTCCAGCAGCGCGCGCACCGGCGGGGTGCGGCGCTCGTGCAGCGAGGTGGTGGGGCACACCACCACCGGCGTGGAGGTCTTGGCCAGCGCCAGGACGTCGTCCTCGTCGGTGTCGTGGAGCAGGTCCACCGAGGAGCACTGCATGTCGGCGGCCATGCGCACCGCGCCGTGCCGGGGCTTCGCGCAGGCGTGCATGTGGGTGCGCAGCCCGGCCGCCCGCGCCGCCGACAGCAGCCGGGCGGCGTCGTCGGTGGTGAACTGCTGGTTGTCGCAGTAGACGTCCACCCCGTGGGCGCCCGCCTGCGCGGCGTCGCTGAGCCAGGAGCACACCGCGTCGACGTAGTCGTGCGGGCGGCCGAAGTACTCCGGCGGCACCGCGTGCGCGGCGAAGAAGGTGACCTGCAGCCGCGGCATGCCGGGCTCCTCCTCCAGGGCGCGCAGCAGCCGGACGTCGGCGAGTTCGCCGTCGCGGGTGAGGTGGTAGCCGGTCTTGGCCTCGACCGTGGTGCAGCCCGACAGCACCCAGTGCCGCAGGCGCTCGCGCACCGCGTTGCACAGGGTCCAGGGATCGGTGCCGCGGGTCACGGTGACGGTGGAGGCCACGCCGCCGCCCGCCCCGGTGATCTCGGACTTGGAGGCGCCGCCGGCGCGCATGGCGATCTCGGCGTAGCGGTTGCCCGCGTAGACCGGGTGGCAGTGGGCGTCGATCAGCCCGGGGGTGACCAGGCCGCCGCCGATGTTGTCGACCTCGTCCACGTCCACGATGTCGTTGATGACACCGGGCAGGCTCTGGGGGAGGTCGGCCGCCGGCCCGACCCACGCGATGCGGTCGTGGTGCACCAGCATGGCGGCGTTACTGAGGAGATCGGTGCCGGTCCACAGCCGCCCGATGTTCGTCAGCAGTCGTACGGTCATCGTCTCACCGGCCCGCTCCGGTAGTCATGGCCGCCGGATCGCGGATGCGGGGCGGAACACGCGAGTAGACATAGGCGACCTCGATCTCGACTGGGTCTGGCTGGGGGGAGGGTGGTGCGGCCGGGGAGGCGAGCGACTCACGGGTCTCGAACCAGTGGTTCAAAACCGTAGTTCATCCTCCGACGCCGTGTACACCTCTCCCCTCCGCAATCCCTCTCCAATTCAGGCTCTGCACACGACAACGGCGGAACCCCGTTCGGGGTTCCGCCGTAGCATATCCGGCGGGTGACCGGTTCGTTACCGCCCGGCCGCCGCAACGCTAGCCGACGACCGCGTACTCCTCCAGCTTTCCGGCCAGGAGTTCGGGCACCCAGGCGTGCAGCCGCGTGCCGTCGCCGGTGTGGTCCTGGTCGATGATCCGGCCCTCGGCGTGCACCCGGGACACCAGGTCGCCGCGATCGTAGGGCAGCACCACGCGGACCTCGCGGTCCAGGGTGGGCAGCGCCCCGGCCACCGCCGCGACGAGGTCGTCGATGCCCTCGCCGGTGCGGGCCGAGACCTCGACCGCCTGCGGCTCCTTGGCCTTGAGCTGCTTGAGCACCAGCGGGTCGGCGGCGTCGGTCTTGTTCAGCACGACGAGTTCGGGCACGTCCTGCGCGCCGATCTCGGCGAAGACCTCGCGCACCGCGCTGAGCTGCTGCTCGGGGTCGGGGTGCGAGGCGTCGACCACGTGCAGGATGAGGTCGGAGTCGGCGACCTCCTCAAGGGTGGACCGGAACGCCTCGACGAGCTGGTGCGGCAGGTGCCGCACGAACCCGACCGTGTCGCTGAGCGTGAACGACCGG encodes:
- a CDS encoding alcohol dehydrogenase catalytic domain-containing protein encodes the protein MERTDRTRPTAGADAGTRAAHAHSADDRTPGTRAVEIVLPGAVGPAGLQVRRRELPPPGAGEVLVRVEATGVSFAEQQMRRGKYFDQPPFPFVPGYDLIGTVTGVGAGVDPAMAGRRYAALTKTGGWASHAVLAAADLVPVPEGLDAAEAETLVVSGVTAWRMLHHVARSAAARPCWCTAPTAVWAPSSSNSPATPGPG
- the hutI gene encoding imidazolonepropionase yields the protein MTVRLLTNIGRLWTGTDLLSNAAMLVHHDRIAWVGPAADLPQSLPGVINDIVDVDEVDNIGGGLVTPGLIDAHCHPVYAGNRYAEIAMRAGGASKSEITGAGGGVASTVTVTRGTDPWTLCNAVRERLRHWVLSGCTTVEAKTGYHLTRDGELADVRLLRALEEEPGMPRLQVTFFAAHAVPPEYFGRPHDYVDAVCSWLSDAAQAGAHGVDVYCDNQQFTTDDAARLLSAARAAGLRTHMHACAKPRHGAVRMAADMQCSSVDLLHDTDEDDVLALAKTSTPVVVCPTTSLHERRTPPVRALLDHGVPVGLGTDHNPGQSGTMSLPLAISMAVSMFNMSVLEALRAATVGGAFALGLTDRGLLAPGHYADIVQWDADHEGAFAWSYGLNTLRVWRGGETIR
- a CDS encoding TetR/AcrR family transcriptional regulator translates to MERIEPARSTAEARRAAVIERAVAVFARNGYHATPVADVAAAAGISQAYVFRLFDGKLGLFTAALEHCYARIADALRKGADKAGGGSPAEVLEAMGDAYADLIADRDLLMMQVHAQSVADIPEVLAAMRRGYAAVVSLTYTLSGANRDQVQHFMAMGQLCHLIAALDLDSVDATWARTLTKGMRHVPAPPRSTRASGQGDT
- a CDS encoding zinc-binding dehydrogenase; this encodes MGTVLVQLARHAGARVIGTASPRHHDTVRALGAEPVDYTAPGLPARVRALAPEGVDAVFDHVGGPGIVDSFRLLNRGGTLVAYGTAATRDVAGSSYLPVLKLLARLAVWNALPNGRRTHFFNVWAGRRDRARFRARLREDLGAVFALLADGTLSARVAARFPLTEAAAAMELAESKTVVGKVVLLGADA